Proteins from a genomic interval of Haloplasma contractile SSD-17B:
- a CDS encoding glutamine--tRNA ligase/YqeY domain fusion protein, producing MEHTSNFIKTIMKKDLESGKHDEIITRFPPEPNGYLHIGHVRAILTNFELAKEFGGKTNLRFDDTNPLKEDESYVHAIKNDIEWLGYKWNDLFYASNYFDIMFEKAIVLIKKGVAYVDDQSADEIRENRGTLTEPGKVSPYRDRTVGENLDLFERMKKGEFEDGSKVLRAKIDMASPNINLRDPVLYRVSHVTHHNTGDKWCIYPMYDYAHPIEDAIEAITHSLCTLEFEAHRPLYDWVVRECEMKHTPRQIEFAKLRLTDTVLSKRNLVKLVEDGVIDGFDDPRIASISGLRRRGYTSESLKQFVRETGLSKSESGKVDFRMLEHFIRQDLKLKANRTMSVIDPLKVVITNYPEGEHEYLPATNNPENEELGKREIPFSREIYIEREDFMENPPKKYRRLYPGNEVRLKHAYFIKCTDFIKDEDGNVVEIRATYDPETKSGTGFTGRKVKGTIHWVDASHNVPAEFRLYDHLVLDDEANEDKPFSERVNPNSLHVYNGFLEENMKGIKPYDKFQFYRHGYFSVDPNDTTESNLVINRIVSLKSSFKINK from the coding sequence ATGGAACACACATCAAATTTTATCAAAACAATCATGAAAAAAGATTTAGAATCTGGTAAGCATGATGAAATTATTACACGTTTTCCACCTGAACCAAACGGATATTTACATATAGGACATGTAAGAGCGATCTTAACAAATTTTGAATTAGCAAAAGAATTTGGTGGTAAAACAAACCTACGTTTTGATGACACGAACCCTTTAAAAGAAGATGAATCCTATGTACATGCAATTAAAAATGATATTGAATGGTTAGGCTATAAGTGGAATGATTTATTCTATGCATCTAATTACTTTGATATTATGTTTGAGAAAGCTATTGTGCTTATAAAAAAAGGAGTAGCTTATGTAGATGATCAGTCTGCTGATGAAATAAGAGAAAATCGTGGTACGTTAACAGAACCAGGAAAAGTATCCCCTTACCGTGATCGTACTGTAGGAGAGAACTTAGATTTATTTGAACGTATGAAAAAAGGTGAGTTTGAAGATGGTTCTAAAGTACTAAGGGCTAAAATTGATATGGCATCACCTAATATTAACTTACGTGATCCTGTTTTATATCGAGTTTCTCATGTAACACATCATAATACAGGTGATAAGTGGTGTATTTATCCGATGTATGACTATGCGCATCCAATTGAGGATGCGATTGAAGCGATTACGCATTCACTTTGTACATTAGAGTTTGAAGCGCACCGCCCTCTATATGATTGGGTTGTAAGGGAGTGTGAAATGAAGCATACGCCACGTCAAATAGAATTTGCGAAGCTTCGTTTAACGGATACTGTATTATCAAAACGTAATCTTGTGAAACTTGTAGAGGATGGTGTTATTGATGGATTTGATGATCCACGTATTGCATCCATATCAGGACTACGACGTCGTGGATATACGTCTGAATCACTTAAGCAATTTGTGCGTGAGACAGGGTTATCAAAATCAGAAAGTGGGAAAGTAGACTTTCGTATGCTCGAACACTTTATCAGACAAGATTTAAAGTTAAAGGCAAACCGTACGATGTCTGTAATCGATCCACTTAAAGTTGTCATTACCAATTATCCTGAGGGAGAACATGAATATTTACCTGCAACAAATAACCCTGAGAATGAAGAACTGGGTAAACGTGAAATTCCTTTCTCACGTGAAATCTATATTGAACGTGAAGACTTTATGGAAAACCCTCCTAAGAAGTATCGTCGTTTATATCCTGGTAATGAAGTACGCCTAAAACATGCATATTTTATTAAGTGTACGGACTTTATTAAAGATGAGGATGGAAACGTTGTTGAGATTCGTGCTACATATGACCCTGAAACTAAATCTGGAACTGGATTTACAGGGCGTAAAGTAAAAGGAACGATTCATTGGGTAGATGCATCTCATAATGTACCTGCTGAATTTAGATTATATGATCACCTCGTTTTAGATGATGAAGCAAATGAAGACAAACCATTTAGTGAGCGAGTAAACCCTAACTCTCTACATGTCTACAATGGATTTTTAGAGGAAAATATGAAGGGGATCAAACCTTATGACAAATTCCAATTTTATCGCCATGGTTACTTCAGTGTAGATCCTAATGACACGACAGAATCAAACCTTGTTATTAATCGTATTGTTTCGCTTAAATCATCATTTAAAATAAACAAATAA
- a CDS encoding co-chaperone GroES, translating into MIKPLGQRVLLEKVEVEKTTVSGIVLPDSVKEEKNIGKVVALGTGKKLDDGSRVEFDVKPGDRVVFSPYSTTETKVDGNEYLIIEEKEILAIID; encoded by the coding sequence ATGATTAAACCATTAGGACAAAGAGTTTTATTAGAAAAAGTAGAAGTTGAAAAAACAACTGTAAGTGGCATTGTATTACCTGATTCTGTAAAAGAAGAGAAAAACATCGGAAAGGTAGTAGCGCTAGGAACCGGTAAAAAGTTAGATGATGGTTCAAGAGTTGAGTTCGATGTTAAACCAGGTGATCGAGTTGTGTTTTCACCATATTCTACTACAGAGACAAAAGTTGATGGAAATGAATACTTAATTATTGAAGAAAAAGAGATATTAGCAATTATTGATTAG
- a CDS encoding redox-sensing transcriptional repressor Rex codes for MSYKIPKATVKRLPFYRRCFENLDEQGIDRIMSRDLGDILKIDPATIRRDFSYIGELGRQGYGYEVTKVLSALNEFLDLNNSSKCIVVGVGNLGRAFSQYIAMKSSQKNYMGPIRITHAFDIKEEIIGTEIAEGVKIHHIDELEQIIKENGIKIAVLSVPGKVANDIAEKLESNGIKGIFNFSSTSLNVSRDVFVHDVDLLNEMQSFLFFTKNNYSK; via the coding sequence ATGTCTTACAAGATACCAAAAGCTACTGTGAAACGATTACCGTTTTATCGTAGGTGCTTTGAAAATTTGGATGAACAAGGAATTGACCGAATCATGTCACGTGATTTAGGTGATATTCTAAAAATTGACCCTGCAACAATTCGTAGAGACTTTTCGTATATCGGGGAGTTAGGTCGTCAAGGTTATGGATATGAAGTTACAAAAGTGTTAAGTGCATTGAATGAGTTTTTAGATTTGAATAATTCATCAAAGTGTATTGTTGTTGGTGTTGGTAACCTTGGTCGAGCATTTTCTCAGTACATTGCAATGAAATCTTCACAAAAAAATTATATGGGGCCAATCCGTATTACTCATGCATTTGATATTAAAGAAGAGATTATCGGCACTGAAATAGCTGAAGGTGTTAAGATTCATCATATAGATGAGTTAGAACAAATCATAAAAGAAAACGGAATCAAGATCGCTGTATTGTCGGTACCTGGAAAGGTAGCAAATGATATAGCAGAGAAACTAGAAAGCAATGGTATTAAGGGGATTTTTAATTTTTCATCAACAAGTTTAAACGTATCACGTGATGTTTTTGTTCACGATGTTGATTTATTAAACGAAATGCAATCATTCTTGTTCTTTACTAAAAATAACTATTCTAAATAA
- a CDS encoding B3/B4 domain-containing protein, with protein sequence MQTVVISDALKEQLPEFMLAVCQFKADVFRNEELSGYIKELEQSINLKYELKDVLTIPKIKAARDGYKTLGKDPSRYRLACESLLRRIVKGNPLYRINNVVDIGNILSIKTNRSVAVLDHDQIKGDVLIRIGTDEIYEGIGRGRINIEHIPTYSDEIGAFGTPTSDTPRTMITDDTNHILLFIISFNGKKDLEQDINLCFELYKQFANAKEFNYYIVE encoded by the coding sequence TTGCAAACTGTCGTAATTAGTGATGCATTAAAAGAACAACTACCAGAATTCATGCTAGCTGTCTGTCAGTTTAAAGCAGATGTTTTCAGGAATGAAGAACTTTCAGGCTATATAAAAGAGTTAGAACAATCAATTAATCTAAAATATGAATTAAAGGATGTTTTAACCATTCCCAAGATTAAAGCTGCTCGTGATGGATATAAAACGCTTGGTAAGGACCCAAGTCGTTATCGTTTAGCGTGTGAATCCCTTTTGAGACGGATTGTTAAAGGAAATCCGTTATATCGGATCAATAATGTTGTTGATATTGGAAATATTCTATCGATTAAAACAAACCGCTCAGTAGCGGTACTCGATCATGATCAAATTAAAGGCGATGTTTTAATTCGAATTGGAACTGACGAAATATATGAAGGAATTGGTAGAGGTAGAATAAACATTGAACACATACCCACTTATAGCGATGAAATAGGCGCATTTGGAACCCCAACAAGCGATACGCCACGTACCATGATTACAGATGATACCAACCATATTTTATTATTCATTATATCGTTTAACGGGAAAAAAGATTTAGAACAAGATATAAATTTATGTTTTGAACTGTATAAACAATTTGCAAATGCCAAAGAGTTCAACTACTACATTGTAGAGTAA
- a CDS encoding ABC-F family ATP-binding cassette domain-containing protein: MSLITLNKLTKTYDGTIILNEIDFTLNPKEKIAIVGRNGAGKSTLAKIICNEEHYDSGNLFISSNTKIGYFSQNSLVESDDLVINEMRKVFHEQIKMKVQVDALSKEVENTNSSHINYENLLAKLTKLMAQFEEIGGYEYEHKINMILNRFGFEDYYNEPINTLSGGQKTRLALAKLLLEEPDLLILDEPTNHLDIETVSWLENFLSGYKNALIIISHDRYFLDKVVNIVYDIEFNKATKYKANYTKFLELKKEKYEQNLKQYDLQQKEINKLQEFVDKNLVRASTTKRAQARRKQLEKMDKLDNPRIDDHSINLRFETERRSGNDVLQAENLAIGYDDEETLASNINFLIKRQDRVAIIGENGIGKSTLLKTITKKIPRKGGKIKYGACIDIGYFDQEQTALNSSKNVLNELWDEYRMTPEKEIRRVLGAFLFRQDDVFKIVNELSGGERVRLALTKLKMQHANLLILDEPTNHLDIDSREVLEDALVNYEGTILFVSHDRYFIDKIATKVIEITEDQVTVIDGNYSYFIERKQSEEALKRQVAANQDSKQNTQSDYERMKEVRREKNRLEKQHKQLEETIEALESKLETLKEDLFDPLVYNDIDKSNKLQGTIKSIETDLENKMEEWEEVSVSLAELNA; this comes from the coding sequence ATGAGTTTAATAACATTAAATAAATTAACAAAGACTTATGATGGAACTATTATTTTAAACGAAATCGATTTTACATTAAATCCTAAAGAAAAAATTGCGATTGTGGGTCGAAACGGTGCAGGAAAATCAACATTAGCTAAGATCATCTGTAATGAAGAGCATTACGATTCCGGAAACTTATTTATTTCATCGAACACAAAAATCGGATACTTCTCTCAAAATAGTCTTGTAGAGTCAGATGATTTAGTTATTAATGAAATGAGAAAAGTATTTCATGAGCAGATTAAAATGAAAGTACAAGTTGACGCATTATCAAAAGAAGTTGAGAATACAAATTCAAGTCACATTAATTACGAGAATTTATTAGCAAAATTAACAAAATTAATGGCGCAATTTGAAGAAATCGGTGGCTATGAGTATGAACATAAAATCAATATGATTCTAAATCGGTTTGGTTTTGAGGACTATTATAATGAACCAATCAACACCTTAAGTGGTGGGCAGAAGACCCGATTAGCACTCGCTAAGTTGTTATTAGAAGAGCCTGACCTATTAATCTTAGATGAACCAACTAATCATTTAGATATTGAAACGGTTAGTTGGTTAGAAAACTTTTTATCAGGATATAAGAATGCACTTATTATCATTTCTCATGACCGTTACTTTTTAGATAAAGTTGTTAACATTGTTTATGATATTGAGTTTAATAAAGCAACAAAATACAAAGCAAACTACACAAAATTTTTAGAATTAAAGAAAGAAAAATATGAACAAAATTTAAAACAATATGACCTACAACAAAAAGAAATCAATAAATTGCAGGAATTTGTCGATAAAAATTTAGTACGAGCATCGACAACTAAACGTGCTCAGGCTAGACGTAAGCAGTTAGAAAAAATGGACAAGCTAGACAATCCACGAATCGATGACCATAGTATCAACCTACGTTTTGAAACAGAGCGACGCTCAGGAAATGATGTGTTACAGGCTGAAAATTTAGCGATCGGATATGACGACGAGGAAACATTAGCTAGTAATATTAATTTTTTAATTAAACGTCAAGACCGCGTTGCGATCATTGGAGAAAATGGAATAGGTAAATCCACTCTCTTAAAGACTATAACTAAAAAGATTCCTAGAAAAGGTGGGAAGATCAAATACGGAGCTTGCATTGATATCGGCTATTTTGATCAGGAACAAACTGCACTTAATTCTAGTAAAAACGTTCTAAATGAATTATGGGATGAATACCGTATGACACCTGAAAAGGAGATTAGACGGGTACTAGGTGCTTTTCTCTTTAGACAGGATGACGTGTTCAAAATTGTTAATGAATTATCAGGTGGAGAACGAGTGAGACTTGCACTTACGAAATTAAAGATGCAACATGCAAACCTCCTTATTTTAGATGAGCCGACTAATCACTTAGACATTGACAGTCGTGAAGTACTAGAAGACGCACTAGTGAACTATGAAGGAACGATCCTCTTTGTTTCACATGATCGTTACTTTATTGATAAAATAGCTACCAAAGTAATCGAGATTACAGAGGATCAAGTTACCGTTATTGATGGGAACTACTCATACTTTATTGAGAGGAAACAATCAGAAGAAGCATTAAAGAGACAGGTTGCAGCTAACCAGGATTCAAAACAAAATACACAATCAGACTATGAACGTATGAAGGAAGTACGCCGCGAAAAAAATAGACTTGAGAAACAACATAAACAATTAGAGGAAACTATAGAAGCTCTCGAGTCAAAATTAGAAACCTTAAAAGAGGATTTATTTGATCCTTTGGTGTATAATGATATCGATAAGTCAAATAAATTACAAGGAACAATAAAATCGATTGAAACAGACTTAGAAAACAAGATGGAAGAATGGGAAGAGGTATCCGTGTCTCTTGCAGAATTAAACGCATAG
- the groL gene encoding chaperonin GroEL (60 kDa chaperone family; promotes refolding of misfolded polypeptides especially under stressful conditions; forms two stacked rings of heptamers to form a barrel-shaped 14mer; ends can be capped by GroES; misfolded proteins enter the barrel where they are refolded when GroES binds) yields MAKEIKYSESARRQMFDGVNKLANAVKVTLGPKGRNVVLDKKFGAPLITNDGVTIAKEIDLEDKFENMGAQLVQQVASKTNDVAGDGTTTATVLAQAMIEEGLKNISAGANPVSLRKGIEKATKVAVEELKAISKPIQGKEEIAQVAAISSADEEVGGLIAEAMEKVGHEGVITLEESRGFETEMEVVEGMQFDRGYLSPYMVSDSDKMVAELENPYILVTDSKISNLQEILPVLEQIVQESKPILIIAEDVEQEALATLVVNKLRGTFNAVAVKAPGFGDRRKRMLEDIAVLTGAELITEELGHDLKETAINQLGRAGKVIVSKDNTTIVEGNGSQKAIDERVNQIRMQIEESTSEFDKEKLHERLAKLSGGVAVIKVGAATETELKERKLRIEDALNSTRAAVEEGIVAGGGTALLNVYNKVESIEADGDELTGINIVLRALEAPVRQIAENAGIEGSIVIHKLKDMKDSEGFNALTGEYVNMVESGIIDPTKVTRSALQNAASISALFLTTEAAVAEIEDDSNDHMPGPGAGGMGGMM; encoded by the coding sequence ATGGCAAAAGAAATTAAATATAGTGAAAGTGCACGTCGTCAAATGTTTGATGGTGTGAATAAGTTAGCAAATGCTGTTAAAGTAACATTAGGACCAAAAGGACGTAATGTTGTCCTAGATAAAAAATTTGGGGCTCCTTTAATTACTAACGATGGAGTTACCATTGCTAAAGAAATTGATCTTGAAGATAAATTTGAAAACATGGGTGCACAGCTTGTGCAGCAAGTTGCAAGTAAAACAAATGACGTAGCAGGGGACGGTACAACAACAGCAACCGTACTTGCTCAAGCGATGATTGAAGAAGGATTAAAAAACATCTCTGCAGGTGCTAATCCAGTATCGTTACGTAAAGGTATTGAGAAAGCTACAAAAGTGGCTGTAGAAGAGTTAAAAGCGATATCTAAGCCGATTCAAGGTAAAGAAGAAATCGCTCAAGTTGCTGCTATTTCATCAGCAGATGAAGAAGTAGGTGGACTGATTGCAGAAGCAATGGAGAAAGTCGGACATGAAGGTGTCATTACGTTAGAAGAGTCTCGTGGTTTTGAAACTGAAATGGAAGTAGTAGAAGGAATGCAGTTTGACCGCGGCTATTTATCACCTTACATGGTGTCAGATTCTGATAAAATGGTAGCAGAATTAGAAAACCCATATATCTTAGTTACAGATAGTAAGATATCAAACTTACAGGAAATCTTACCAGTGCTTGAGCAAATTGTTCAAGAGTCAAAGCCAATCTTAATTATTGCTGAAGATGTAGAGCAAGAGGCATTAGCTACATTAGTCGTAAATAAATTACGTGGTACATTCAATGCAGTTGCTGTTAAAGCGCCTGGATTCGGTGACCGTAGAAAACGTATGTTAGAAGACATTGCAGTTTTAACAGGTGCTGAATTAATTACAGAAGAGTTAGGACATGACTTAAAAGAAACAGCCATTAATCAATTAGGACGCGCAGGTAAGGTCATTGTATCAAAAGATAACACGACAATTGTTGAAGGTAATGGTTCTCAAAAGGCCATTGATGAGCGTGTGAATCAAATACGTATGCAAATTGAAGAGTCAACTTCAGAATTTGATAAAGAAAAATTACATGAGCGTCTAGCTAAACTTTCAGGTGGAGTTGCTGTAATAAAAGTTGGAGCAGCTACAGAGACTGAACTTAAAGAACGTAAATTACGAATAGAAGATGCACTAAACTCAACTCGTGCGGCTGTTGAAGAAGGTATTGTTGCCGGTGGAGGAACCGCACTCTTAAATGTTTATAATAAAGTTGAGAGCATTGAAGCTGATGGAGACGAATTAACAGGTATTAATATTGTGTTACGCGCATTAGAGGCACCTGTTCGTCAAATTGCTGAAAATGCTGGTATCGAAGGATCAATTGTGATTCATAAATTAAAAGACATGAAAGATTCCGAAGGGTTCAATGCCTTGACTGGTGAGTATGTTAACATGGTTGAATCAGGAATCATTGACCCAACTAAAGTGACGCGTTCAGCTCTTCAAAACGCGGCTAGTATCTCTGCATTATTCTTAACGACAGAAGCAGCTGTAGCTGAAATTGAAGACGATAGCAACGATCACATGCCTGGACCTGGTGCCGGAGGTATGGGTGGAATGATGTAA
- the pulA gene encoding type I pullulanase — protein sequence MDEYKKYDQDEFNETFFYEGSDLGAIYTKEKTTFKVWSPDASKIILMLYDKGYNSKPYDKIKMKKDEKGTFTTVVSEDLQGVYYTYEVHHGKTIYETVDIYAKACSVNGQRGMVVDLDSTNPEGFENDTRPTFVHPTDAIIYEAHVRDLTIHRSAGCEHPGKFLGLAEVGTTSPEGLATGIDHLVEMGITHLHLLPIFDFGSIDETKPELLQYNWGYAPVNYNIPEGSFSTNPLDGTVRIQELKQLIQTLHKKGIRVIMDVVYNHTQDSSESNFHKTVPYYYHRLDENGNFSNGSGCGNELASERPMVRKYIIDSLLYWVEEYHVDGFRFDLMGLHDVKTMNEIREALDQVDATIITYGEGWTAEKTPLPVTEQAIKNNIHKMPRIAAFSDEGRDGIKGHVMYRDQPGFVNGAINMEETVKFSIVAATEHPQVDYDNINYSKKPWANQPHQTINYVSCHDNLTLYDKLVETTEGLDMETRIKMHKMSNAIVLTSQGIPFLHAGVEFLRTKNGDENSYKSPDTINEIVWHSKYDHREIVDYYKGLIRLRKEHPAFRMTTTEQIQTHLEFIDPSVSNTIGYTITNSANGDVWEDIAVLFNANTSEVKFKLPHFGVWNIVVDGERAGTETIRSFTGDEIVIKELTSMVLYSNEKQVNEVKVVERNKTNFKNVAVAAGVLGAWWLLRRGKKK from the coding sequence ATGGATGAATATAAAAAATACGATCAAGATGAATTTAATGAGACATTTTTTTATGAAGGGTCCGATTTAGGTGCCATATATACGAAAGAGAAAACAACTTTCAAAGTGTGGAGTCCGGATGCTAGTAAAATTATTTTAATGTTATATGATAAGGGTTATAATAGTAAGCCTTATGATAAAATAAAGATGAAAAAAGATGAAAAAGGAACATTCACTACAGTCGTATCTGAAGACTTACAGGGTGTTTACTATACGTATGAAGTACATCATGGTAAAACAATATATGAGACAGTAGATATTTATGCAAAGGCATGTAGTGTGAATGGACAGCGTGGTATGGTAGTCGACTTAGATAGTACCAATCCTGAGGGCTTTGAAAACGATACTAGACCAACCTTTGTTCACCCTACGGATGCAATCATTTATGAAGCGCATGTTAGGGACTTAACGATTCATCGTTCTGCTGGATGCGAACATCCAGGTAAATTCTTAGGGTTAGCTGAAGTTGGTACGACTTCTCCTGAAGGTCTTGCTACAGGTATAGATCATTTAGTTGAAATGGGAATAACCCATCTACACTTATTACCAATCTTTGACTTTGGATCGATTGATGAAACAAAACCTGAACTATTACAATACAACTGGGGTTATGCACCAGTCAACTATAATATTCCTGAGGGATCATTTTCTACAAACCCATTGGACGGAACGGTGAGAATTCAAGAGTTGAAACAATTAATTCAAACTCTACACAAAAAAGGCATTCGTGTAATTATGGATGTTGTTTATAATCATACACAAGATAGTAGCGAATCGAATTTCCACAAAACAGTCCCATATTATTATCATCGTTTAGATGAAAATGGAAACTTTTCAAATGGATCGGGTTGTGGAAACGAACTAGCGAGTGAGCGTCCGATGGTACGCAAGTATATCATAGATTCATTGCTTTATTGGGTAGAAGAATATCACGTTGATGGATTCCGCTTTGATTTAATGGGCTTACACGATGTAAAAACCATGAATGAGATTAGAGAAGCATTAGACCAAGTCGATGCAACTATTATTACATATGGTGAAGGTTGGACTGCTGAAAAGACACCATTACCCGTTACAGAACAAGCAATTAAAAATAACATTCATAAGATGCCTAGAATCGCAGCTTTTAGTGATGAGGGAAGAGATGGTATTAAAGGACATGTTATGTACCGTGATCAACCCGGGTTTGTAAATGGTGCAATTAATATGGAGGAGACGGTTAAATTCTCAATTGTAGCGGCTACCGAGCATCCTCAAGTTGATTATGACAACATTAACTATTCAAAGAAACCATGGGCAAATCAACCACATCAAACAATTAACTATGTATCCTGTCATGACAATCTAACATTATATGACAAATTAGTTGAGACTACAGAAGGACTGGATATGGAAACACGCATTAAGATGCACAAAATGTCTAATGCAATTGTTTTAACATCACAAGGGATTCCATTTTTACATGCCGGTGTTGAGTTCTTAAGAACAAAAAATGGCGATGAGAATAGTTATAAGTCACCTGATACAATTAATGAGATCGTATGGCATAGTAAGTACGACCATAGAGAAATCGTTGACTACTATAAGGGACTAATCAGGTTAAGAAAAGAACATCCAGCATTCAGGATGACAACCACAGAGCAAATTCAAACGCATTTAGAGTTCATAGACCCATCTGTAAGTAATACTATTGGATATACGATTACAAATAGTGCAAATGGTGATGTGTGGGAAGATATAGCGGTTCTATTTAATGCGAATACAAGTGAAGTGAAGTTTAAATTACCTCACTTTGGTGTGTGGAATATCGTTGTCGATGGGGAGCGTGCGGGTACTGAAACAATTCGTAGCTTTACTGGAGATGAAATTGTTATTAAAGAGTTAACGTCTATGGTACTTTATTCAAATGAAAAACAGGTGAATGAAGTTAAGGTAGTTGAGCGTAATAAAACAAACTTTAAAAATGTTGCTGTTGCTGCCGGGGTCTTAGGAGCATGGTGGTTATTAAGAAGAGGAAAGAAAAAATAA
- the tsaD gene encoding tRNA (adenosine(37)-N6)-threonylcarbamoyltransferase complex transferase subunit TsaD produces MTSTLILSVETSCDESSVAIIKNGRDVLSNIVASQIDIHKEFGGVVPEVASRHHVASITHVFEEALRVANVTPADLTAVAVTEGPGLIGSLLVGINAAKAFALAHDLPVVGVHHIAGHIYSNHIVEPLQFPLLTLVVSGGHTELVLMKDHYDFEVIGETLDDAVGEAYDKVARTVGLGYPGGPKIDRLAQEGKETYDLPRVMINQDNYNFSFSGLKSAVINLIHNHKQRGEEIRNKDLACSFQNSVVDVLSHKAIKAVKEYDVKQLLVAGGVAANSGLRKRLIEEMEYIPNTKLVIPPLKYCTDNAAMIGVAGTFAFLRGDRSDMSLNGRANMDL; encoded by the coding sequence ATGACAAGTACACTAATCTTATCAGTAGAGACATCATGTGATGAATCAAGTGTTGCGATTATTAAAAATGGCCGTGATGTTCTATCGAATATCGTAGCATCGCAAATTGACATCCATAAAGAGTTTGGAGGTGTGGTTCCTGAAGTTGCGAGTAGACACCATGTTGCAAGTATTACGCATGTGTTTGAAGAGGCATTAAGAGTCGCTAATGTTACACCAGCTGACTTAACTGCCGTAGCCGTAACTGAAGGACCAGGGTTAATTGGAAGTTTACTCGTCGGAATTAATGCAGCAAAAGCGTTTGCCCTAGCTCATGATCTTCCGGTTGTAGGTGTTCATCATATTGCAGGACATATTTATTCAAATCATATTGTAGAACCATTGCAGTTTCCATTATTAACACTTGTCGTTTCTGGTGGTCACACTGAACTAGTATTAATGAAAGACCACTATGACTTTGAAGTGATTGGTGAAACGTTAGACGATGCAGTTGGTGAAGCGTATGATAAAGTCGCGAGAACGGTTGGTTTAGGATATCCAGGTGGGCCTAAAATAGATCGTTTAGCACAAGAGGGTAAAGAGACCTATGACTTACCGAGAGTTATGATCAATCAAGATAACTATAACTTTAGTTTCTCAGGGTTAAAGTCTGCTGTTATTAATTTGATTCATAACCATAAGCAGCGTGGTGAGGAAATTCGAAATAAGGACTTAGCGTGTAGCTTTCAAAATAGCGTAGTCGATGTCCTCTCGCATAAAGCAATTAAAGCAGTAAAGGAATATGATGTTAAACAGTTATTAGTTGCAGGTGGAGTAGCAGCCAATTCTGGGCTTAGAAAAAGATTGATAGAAGAAATGGAGTATATTCCAAATACGAAGTTAGTCATTCCACCACTTAAATACTGCACGGATAATGCTGCTATGATTGGAGTAGCAGGAACGTTTGCTTTTTTAAGAGGCGATCGTTCTGACATGAGTTTAAATGGACGCGCGAATATGGATTTATAA